The following nucleotide sequence is from Halobacillus mangrovi.
GCCTGGAGTTTCTTGGAGGAGAAATGAAAGAAGGCCTTCTTTGGAATTCTGTTCAGCCGATGACCCCAGTCAAGGACCTGCCAGACTACGTTAAACGGTTGCAGCAGCAAGGGGTTGAAGATATGCATGTCACCTACCGCGGCTGGTCAGAAGGCGGATTGACAGGGACGCTTCCTGAGAAGTTTCCATTAGAAAGTAAGTTAGGAAGTAACGAAGAATTCAAGCAAGTGAATGACTTTTTCAAGAATGAGAATGTCCCGTTGTATTACTACACGGATTATACAAAAGCGTATGAGGGTGCGAACGGATTTTCTGGACGAACAGATGTCGCAAGGAAAATCAATTCAGAGACCATCGCAAGTCAGGGCGAGGAAGAAGCTTACTTCTATCTAAGTCCGAAAAAATCGCTTGAAATAGCAAAAAAGGATATCACCAAGTACGAAGAAAATGAGATGAGAAACCTTGCCGTTGATACGAGCGCAAATGCGTTGTTCTCTGATTTTAACCACCAGATGAAGAGACCGGAAGTGATGTCGGTTTACAAGACTATGTTCGAGGAACTGAGCGCGAATATGGAGTCTCTAGCGTTATATCAACCGAACGACTACCTGTTGTCAGAGACCGATCGTTATCTGGAAATTCCGATGTACTCATCCAATTATAACTTCGTGACCGATACGGTGCCGTTTATGCAAATCGTATTAAAAGGATACGTTCCTTATTACGCTTCCTTTTCCAATTTCCATTACAATCCTGTAGACGAAGTGCTTCGCATGATTGAATACGGTGCTTATCCTTCGTTCTACCTGACGACAGAACCCTCTCATGAGTTGATGCACACGCCATCCGAAGATCTCTACACTTCTGAATTTAAAGGATGGGAAAAAGAAATCGTCGACCAATACAAAAAGGTTAAGCAAAGTTTGGGACAAGTAGAAGGAGCTAAGATCACGAACCGGAAAGTCCATCAAACGGGAGTGGTGGAAGTCGGTTATTCGAATGGAAAAGCGATCGTCGTCAACTACACAAGTGAGAACGTGAAGGCAGCAGGAATTGAAGTGGAAGCCAAAGGATATCAGGTGATCGACCGGGGGAATGAGTCATGAAGCAACTGTCATTGAAAAAGAAAAAAAGCTTGCTGGGATTATCGTTCTTGTCGCCATGGATCATTGGATTCCTTGTCTTCACAGCATTTCCATTGCTCTACTCGCTGTTCTTAAGTTTTCAAAAGGTGAAAATTACGCCTAGCGGAATTAAGACGGAATTCATCAAGTTCGAAAACTACACCTACGCCTTTACCGTTGATGCTGAATTTACACAGATCTTGCTCAAATTTTTACGTGAACTCGTCATTTCGACACCAATTATCATTGTGTTTTCTTTAATCATTGCATTGTTATTGAACCAGCCGATTCGTATGAAAGGGTTTTTCCGAACGATCTTCTTCCTGCCCGTGATCATTGCCAGTGGTCCTGTTATTACGGACTTAATGGAGCAGGATGTGACGTCAATTCCGTCGATTGAAAACTATGCAATCTTCGCTATGTTTCTATCGAATACCGATGGGTTTTTGAATACTATACTCACATACCTGATGGACAACTTGATCATCATTTTGTGGTACTCAGGCGTTCAGATCTTAATTTTCTTAGCGGCTCTTCAAAAAACAGACCGGCAAATCTATGAAGCTGCCAAAATCGACGGAGCTTCCAATTGGGAGTGCTTCTGGAAGGTCACGCTGCCGACACTATTTCCGATGATTATTGTGAATTTGATTTATACGATCGTCACGTATTCGGTGTTCGCCCTGAATCCTGTCGTTGATCATATCCAAAGCAGTATGTTCGATATCTCCACCGGCTTCGGCTATGCTTCTGCTCTCTCATGGGTTTACTTCGTCGTCATCACCATTGTGTTGGCGATCGGTGTCGGAACCGTGGCGATCAGAGGAAACAAAAAGTACACATAAAGGAAGGAGGATGAAGAATGGAGACGAAGTTAGCACGCGTCCAGAAAAAACGGATGAAGGAATACGCTGCGAAAGTAGGGATGAATGACTTCTCGACAAAAATGAAGAGCTTTCTATTAGGAGTGCAAGGGAACAACGGATTTTTGTTCAAGGTCTGTGTGTACAGCCTTCTGATCGGAATTGGATTCGTCTATTTATTCCCGATCATCTACATGGGATCCTATAGTTTCAAATCCTTGGAAGACCTGTTGAACCCACTGGTCAGCTGGATTCCCTCCACTTTCTATTTAGATAACTATGAGGTGGCCTACAGGGTACTGGACATGCTGCCGACCTTGATGGAAACGTTGTACGTCACTGTGATTCCATCGGTTGCCCAGACCGCGGTTGCTGCGATCATCGGATATGGGTTTGCCAGATTTGAATTTCCGATGAAAAAAGTGTTATTTGCCCTGGTACTGATCACATTCATCATACCGCCCCAGGTGCTTATGATTCCGCGGTATGTGTTCTTCAATGAACTTGAATTAGTCGGAAGTATTTTCGCCTTCTTGTTACCAGCTGCTTTCGGTCAGGGGCTGAACAGCGCGATATTCATCTTGATTTTCTATCAGTTCTTCCGGATGATGCCTAAATCCCTGGAAGAAGCCGCCCATTTAGATGGTGCCGGACATTTCCGGATTTTCTTACGGATCGCCCTTCCAATGGCTGTTCCAGCGATCATCATTTCCTTTTTATTTTCGTTTGTGTGGTACTGGAATGAAACGGCACTTGCGAGTCTGTATTTTGGTAATGAGCTGACGACTTTACCGATTCAGTTAGAAAAGTTCAATGCGACGTTCGATAAGTTGTACACGGGAGATGCGGAAACTCAAAATATTAATGAAGGGATCAGTATGGCGGGGACGATGTTGTCCATCTTGCCTTTGCTCATCGTCTATTTCTTTACGCAGCGCTGGTTCGTCGAAGGCGTGGACCGCTCAGGTATTACCGGGGAGTAAGCCATCATTGGGAAAATTAGGTTCGTTGCATATGAAGAGGTGTGGAGTGGCTGGGAAACGACTCGCTTTCCTGCGGGGGAACTGTCAAGCCTCCTCGTTCGCTGCGCTCTCTGTGGGGTCTTGACTAGCTCCTTCTCCCGCGGGAGTCTCGCCGTTTCCCAGCCACTCCCGTTTTCCTTGAGTTTAACGAACCTTTTCAATATTGGTTGGTTCACACCATAATAGCGTTTCTGTAATTCCCAATCAAAAGTAAGGAGGTCCAGGAAATTGCGAGACTCCTGTGGGAATAGAGTTCATGGTGAGATCCCGGAAGGCGAAGCCTGAGGAAGCTCACCGGACTCCCACGGAAAGCGAGTAATTTCCTGGACCTCCCCCACCGTTTTAAGTAAACAGAAACATCCATGCGATAAGTCTCGAAGCAGAGTCGCCAACTTAATAAGTTTGCAATGAATAGGCTCCCAGCACTAACAAATAATATTTTTTTATTAACCAATTGAAACGTTTCAATAAAAGTAGAAGTTGATTAATGAATAGGAGATGAGAAATGATGTTAACGAAAGATACGACGATTAAACAGACAGCAGGCGAGTATAGCTTCACGTTTTTAAACAGCGGGGACATAGCAGAGATTTCATACCAGTCATTGATGCTCAACCAGCTGATCTCCAATCCCGTTGATGGATCACTGAACAACCTTTACTTACGTGTACACCAGGAGGATGGTATTCATGCTTATCCCCTGCTTGGAGTGAACTCAACAAGTGAAGTGGCTTTCGGTCAAAGACAGATGACGTGGACAGGAAAGATAGAAAACCTTTCCTATCAAGTCGTTTTCCATCTAACCGATCAAGGGATCTGGTTCTGGGAAGTCAACGTGGAAGGAAATGACCAGGAAGTTGACGTCATTTATGGGCAAGACCTTGGACTGGCTGAAAAAGGAGCCCTCCGAAACAATGAAGCGTACATATCGCAATACATCGATCACCGCATTTTCAAGGATGATGCTAAAGGTTATGTCGTCTGTTCCCGCCAGAATCAGGGCCAATCCACTGGTTTTCCATATTTGCAACAAGGGGCATTGACACGTTCTATTGGCTATTCCACAGACGGGTTTCAATTCTTCGGCAAGTCTTATAAAGAAACGAACCAACCGGAAGTCCTGGTAGAACCTACGCTTGCGAATGAAATTTATCAATATGAATTTGCCTACACCGCCCTGCAATCAGAGAAAGTGAAATTATCTGGTAAGCAACAATTTGTGTTCTACGGATTGTTTGAGGAAAATCATGAGTCGGCGGTCACCGAGCTTGAATTTGAGGACCGGATTGCGGAAGCGTGGAACGAGGTGCAAGCAAAGGAACTTACGGAATTGGAGCCGGTCGAAAAAGTTGCAAAAGCTGATGGAGTCGGAGATGTGTTATGCGGGGAGGAGCTTTCCAGTGATGAAATTAACCAGCTTTATCCTCATCGCCACCAGGAAGAGTGGAATGGAAACACCTTGCTTTCTTTCTTCACAGATACGCATGAACACGTCGTACTGAAAGAGAAAGAAAACCTTGTAGAGCGCCCGCACGGTCACATTTTGATGTCCGGACAGAATGATCGTCTTAAAGAAAATACGGTCACCTCCACTTCCTGGATGTATGGAATCTTCAATGCGCAGACCGTTGTCGGGAATACGAATTTCAACAAGCTTTTGACGAATGCCCGTAATCCCTTGAATGTCTTGAAAACATCAGGCCAGCGGATTTACGTGAAGGTCGATGGGGCCTATCGCTTGTTAACGATGCCGTCAGCGTATGAATTAGGCTTCAATTATGCACGCTGGTACTACAAAACGGCGGACGAAACGTTCGTGATCACCACCTATACGACCCTTGATACACCAGAAGTGCGGATCAGTGTCCAAGCTAAGAGTGGAAACTCCTATCGTTATCTCGTGACGAATCAAGTGGTTATGCATCCGAATGAATATGAAGTGCCGTATCAGGTCGAACGAAATGGACAAGTCATTACTATTACAGCTGACTCAGCTTCTATGAATGCCCGTGTTCATCCCAATCTCACGTATAAACTCCATGTGGAAGGAGCTGATTTTGAGCTAGCTGATGAGCAAAAGCTTGTCACGAATGTGCAGCCAGATTCCGCGTCACTCGTTGTATGTGAAATTGAAGCAGCGAGTGAGTGGGGAATAACGATGCAGGGGCTCCTTCACGGGGAAGAGCTTCCGCTTGAGAAGCGGATGGCCATTGCCGAAATCGACCGCTATCGTAACTATTACCGAGAAGTGATGAATGGATTCCATCTATCTCATGAAGGTAAGGATACCGAAGAGTACAACAAAGTGAATGCCCTTGCCTGGTGGTACACCCACAATATG
It contains:
- a CDS encoding carbohydrate ABC transporter permease; the protein is MKQLSLKKKKSLLGLSFLSPWIIGFLVFTAFPLLYSLFLSFQKVKITPSGIKTEFIKFENYTYAFTVDAEFTQILLKFLRELVISTPIIIVFSLIIALLLNQPIRMKGFFRTIFFLPVIIASGPVITDLMEQDVTSIPSIENYAIFAMFLSNTDGFLNTILTYLMDNLIIILWYSGVQILIFLAALQKTDRQIYEAAKIDGASNWECFWKVTLPTLFPMIIVNLIYTIVTYSVFALNPVVDHIQSSMFDISTGFGYASALSWVYFVVITIVLAIGVGTVAIRGNKKYT
- a CDS encoding GH36-type glycosyl hydrolase domain-containing protein, whose translation is MMLTKDTTIKQTAGEYSFTFLNSGDIAEISYQSLMLNQLISNPVDGSLNNLYLRVHQEDGIHAYPLLGVNSTSEVAFGQRQMTWTGKIENLSYQVVFHLTDQGIWFWEVNVEGNDQEVDVIYGQDLGLAEKGALRNNEAYISQYIDHRIFKDDAKGYVVCSRQNQGQSTGFPYLQQGALTRSIGYSTDGFQFFGKSYKETNQPEVLVEPTLANEIYQYEFAYTALQSEKVKLSGKQQFVFYGLFEENHESAVTELEFEDRIAEAWNEVQAKELTELEPVEKVAKADGVGDVLCGEELSSDEINQLYPHRHQEEWNGNTLLSFFTDTHEHVVLKEKENLVERPHGHILMSGQNDRLKENTVTSTSWMYGIFNAQTVVGNTNFNKLLTNARNPLNVLKTSGQRIYVKVDGAYRLLTMPSAYELGFNYARWYYKTADETFVITTYTTLDTPEVRISVQAKSGNSYRYLVTNQVVMHPNEYEVPYQVERNGQVITITADSASMNARVHPNLTYKLHVEGADFELADEQKLVTNVQPDSASLVVCEIEAASEWGITMQGLLHGEELPLEKRMAIAEIDRYRNYYREVMNGFHLSHEGKDTEEYNKVNALAWWYTHNMLVHFSVPHGLEQYSGAAWGTRDVCQGPTEFFMATQNFDSVKEIIKTVYTHQFEEDGSWPQWFMFDQYAHIQAGESHGDVIVWPLKALGDYLEATKDYELLKEKVPFSKRDDGFALTEETATIFDHARKQIDYIKDHFLHDTHLSSYGDGDWDDTLQPANAQLKQYMVSSWTVALTYQVIEKLSAVLEDVEHEASAELALLAAGIERDFKTFMLETDILPGFVYLEDKEQAELMLHPQDTKTGIDYRLLPMQRSIISELLTAEQAEKHYQIIKENLYCPDGVRLMNRPANYVGGVSTHFQRAEQAANFGREIGLQYVHAHIRFVEAMAKLGKEDEVWQGLQKINPIGIQRVVPNAETRQSNAYFSSSDGKFNTRYEAAEHFDQLRDGSVAVKGGWRIYSSGPGIYMNQLISNCLGIRQEGDDMVIDPVLPESFDGLTFDFQINNKPVTFVYHLGNKEERVTINTQPVEATFLKNTYREGGLRINRKDAEGLFNEENNVIDIYL
- a CDS encoding carbohydrate ABC transporter permease, producing the protein METKLARVQKKRMKEYAAKVGMNDFSTKMKSFLLGVQGNNGFLFKVCVYSLLIGIGFVYLFPIIYMGSYSFKSLEDLLNPLVSWIPSTFYLDNYEVAYRVLDMLPTLMETLYVTVIPSVAQTAVAAIIGYGFARFEFPMKKVLFALVLITFIIPPQVLMIPRYVFFNELELVGSIFAFLLPAAFGQGLNSAIFILIFYQFFRMMPKSLEEAAHLDGAGHFRIFLRIALPMAVPAIIISFLFSFVWYWNETALASLYFGNELTTLPIQLEKFNATFDKLYTGDAETQNINEGISMAGTMLSILPLLIVYFFTQRWFVEGVDRSGITGE